Within the Salvia hispanica cultivar TCC Black 2014 chromosome 4, UniMelb_Shisp_WGS_1.0, whole genome shotgun sequence genome, the region taCCACAATActttgagaatgttaacacaaagcttatattgacattctacatgtattatattaacatattttatatatcatgttgacatttgttgtagtacaaaaaaattgaaaatttttgaattttttttcaaattttgacatcggaacatatgcaagtgagatatcgttagaatccttatgaaattatttttaatttgatatatgttgtgtgaaaaaataattaaaatcgagaaagttatatGCGATTTAAAGTTATGaactatttttcaaaagttagttacaactaatttgttgtaaattgaccttaatacccttaatgatgttttttgttgatcgtattgacattctGGGGCtaatgatctaggcccttaatttgaatatctaatggctattatttttagttgtagttagcaattaagtattgagttaaGAAAAGGTACAAGCCAGCAAGTTCATATAAGGAAAAAATGCTCTCTATTTTACCTACACTATGTGCGATTCACACATAGTGAAGGAGCGATTCTCACACACTGATTTTCTTCTGCaattgtttagtttttttggTGTTTCCGTTTCCGATTACTGTTCTATTGGAGGTGGGGGTCTCTGATTGCTATTTTCTCGGTGGTGGGGGTCCTCAATTCCTGGTGTTTGGGGGCGTCGTTCCTGGTCAATTCGGTTCTTCTGGGGTTGTCTTGGATTATGACAGAGGTGTCGTCGTTGGAGGGTCTGGTGGTTGGGGAGGCTTCTGAATCGACTTTGATAGCTCTGGATGGCGTTGGAGATGCTGGTTCGCCCGATTGTAGGCGATCGGTGAGGAAAAGGTCACTTCGGTCTCCGTCTTCGCGAGGCCGTCTGGCGAAAGCAATTCTAAAATCGCCGCTTATGAGAATGGCGGAGATGAGAAAGGGGGGTTTACGGGGTAGGGCGCTGAGGCAATCTGGGAAGAAGGAGCTCGCTGAGCCTGATTCTAAGGTGGGTTCAAGGAAGAAGAGGTTTGGGGGAAAGGGTTCGAGGTTGTTGGCTGATATCTGTGAAGATTCCGTGTGCGGAGATGGGTCTATGGGTGATGTGGGGGTGGAAGGGAGTGCTGGAGATATTTCTTTGTTGAGTTCTGGTGCAGGGGAGTTGAGTGCTGGAGATGGAGTAGAAGAAGGTTTCCTGGAGGGCTCTGGTGTCATTGGGGAGATTGTAAGGGGTGATAGCAACCTTGTTTTTCAGCCTCATGAATCTCTCCACGAAGGGAAGTCTGAGGAGGTTTTGCCGAAGCAGAAAGAACAGATTCCATCTGGAGATAATGCTGACCTTGGCCTGGACCTAATATCTTCACAGCCGCTGCAGGAAATGAAGTTCATAGGGGAACAACTGGTGTCGAAGGAAACTTTTGATGATCCTGGAAAGGATTGTCTAATGCTAGACCAGAATCATCTAACGGGGAATGAAAATCCTAACCAGGTGGGTAACTTTGACATGGGAATGGGAGATGACGATGAGTTCCCTCCTCTGAGCTTGGACAACCTGAGGGCTGCAAAGGAAAAGGGGAGAGCTAGAGGAGCAGGGGGAAAGGAATTACCGAGATCTGATGAACCTCCGATTAAAGGAAAGCTGGAAAAGAACAAAGAGGGAGTTAAGGTGGATGGAAACAAATGGCAAGGGGGAAAGACCTATAAGACTTCAGTGGCAGATGGTGCTAAGACGTGGGGCAACCAGCCAGTCAGCTTTGAGCCGGACAAGATAAGGAAGATGGGGGTTCATGGCGAAAGTTCGGGGCTTCCTTCAATCCATTTCTCGAGTGAAGAAACGTCCTACTTGGCAGAAAAGATGGGTTATGCCATTGTGGGTAAATTCTCACACTCAATCCCTTCTTCTCTACACATTCAAAAGGCATTTATGGGTATGAAGTTTGGAGGAGAGTTCACatggaaatatataaatgCTAAGCATGTTTTGATACAATTTAGCTTGATTGAGGATTATGCAAAATTGTTGTGTGGCCCTAACGGTATGGCAGTGTGGTTTATTGATCGCCATCCCATGCGAGTGTTCAAGTGGACACCGGATTTTGATCCCTTCTTTGAATCTCCTATCACGGCTGTATGGTGTAATTTGATAGGTTTGTCTATCCACTTGTTCGAGAAATCTGCTCTTTTTGCTATTGGAGGTCTGCTTGGAGAACCTTTTCAGGTGGATCATGCGACGATTTCTCGAACCAGATTGTTCTTTGCTAGAATATGTATTGAAATAGACATATCACAGACACCAGTGCAGGAGATTGTCCTAAACCTTCAAGGGAGGGAAATAAGGCAGAGTGTAAGATGGGATCGTATCCCTCTATACTGTCAAGAATGTAAACACGTTGGGCATTCTAGTGATGTTTGTTATGCTAGTGGTGAGAGAATAAGGCCAATGAGAAGAGACTATAAGAGTCAGAACACAAAGAACTTCCATGCTGGATTGAAAGGGGCTGGAGACAGGGATCGTGGTGAGGAGTTGAATGTCCCTGGGGGTGGAGAAGGGCAGGAGGGGGTGTCTTTGGGGGTGGAAAAGGACAAGGAGCAGGAGTCAGGGTCTATGTTTCTAGATTCAGGGGTTGGGGTGGAGGGACTGGTGGACTCTTTTGGGGCTAATGTTGAGAAGGATTTGGGGGTGGTGTCTGGGAGTGGCCTTGATCCTGGGGGGGAGGGGTTCCAGGTGCAGGGGAAGAAGCGAGGGAAGCAAGGGAGGGGGGTGTTGGGGATTCTGGGCTGGCCGGTGGAGAAGGAGGAGGTGAGAGCGGTGGCCCCTCTGCCAACAGATTTTCTCTGCTAGGTTCGATCTCTATGGACTCATCAGAAGGTTCTCTAGCTGATTTTGCAAAGGAACTAAAGTCTAAACCACGGTATATGAAACTCCTTCCAAATGGAGACTATGATACTGAAGTGTATGAGGATGAAAAGGATTGGAAAGGGGAGGAGGAGTTACAGGACGTATCTTTATCCCAACAAGGCTGCGGAGCAGACAAACGGGAGACGGCTCTGATTGTGTCGACAGGGGAGGATGCAAATAACATTGCGAAGAAGGGGAGGATCAGCTCCTCAGACTCTATTGCCTTAGTTTGATATGTCATCTAACTTCCTTATTTGGAATGCCAGGGGTGTGGCTAATGTGAACACTCAGAGTGTTATCAAGAGATTGGTTAGAGATATCAGGATTTTGGTGCTGGCCATTATCGAACCTTTGGTTAAACCAAAGCCTGAACTTTTCAGTAGGATTTTTGGTTTACAATTTAAAGGAACTAACTGTAACGGCCAGATTTGGGTTTTTGTGGCTGAAGGAATTGAGGTGGATGAATGGGATGATACGGAGCAGGTCCTTCATGCTCGCTTCTCCACACCAATGCTGCCCacacctttcttttttttctgtgGCGTATGGGAAATGTACTAGAGAGGGAAGGAAAGGGATGTGGAACAAATTAAGAGAGCTTGCAGAAAAGTTGGAGGGTCTTCCTTGGCTAGTGGGAGGtgatttcaatatatatgtttCGGAAGAGGAGAAGCAGGGAAGTGTAAGGAGGCATGGTAGGAAAGCTAGAGAAATGATGGATTTCGCAGAAACTATCAGTGACTGCCAACTCTTAGATGTGGGGGCGGACGGTCCAAAATTTACATGGGCAAGAGGAGTTATTATGGAAAGGTTAGACAGGGTGCTTATAAGTCAAGGGTGGGCGAATTTGTTTGAAGCCACAAGAGTTTCAAATCTGCCTAGAGTTCAATCCGATCATTGCCCGCTGCTTATATGTTGTAAGTCCCTGGGGCTAAGAGGCAGACCTTCCTTTCGCTTCCAAAACATGTGGGTGAGGCACCATTTATTCTTGCATGAAGTGGATAGATGCTGGAGAGAGGACACAGGGACAAAGGGAATGATTAATGTACAGATAAAGTTGAGCCGGCtgaagagaagcttgaaaatTTGGAATAGGGTAGTGTTTGGCAATATCTTTGAGAGCATTAAGAAAGCTGAAATGGAGGCTAAAAAAGCGATGGAGAATTATGAGCAGAACCCATCCCCGGCCCTTCGGTCTGAAATGAATAGATCTTTGGCTGATCTgcttttaaaaatcaaaatggagGACGACTTCTGGCGACAGAAGACTGCTCTGAAATGGGTGGCAGAGGGAGAGCGAAATACTAAGTTCTTTCATGGTTGGGTGAAGCAAAAAAGGGTGAAGTCGAGAATACATATGATTGAGGAAGGGGAGCAGACACTAACTGAGGAGGTGGATATCAGAAATTTGGCTGAATCCTTCTTCAAGAACCTACTCTCGGAAGATGTAGAACCACTGGGGGAGCCTGACCTGGATATTCTTGCGACACTTCCAAATCATGTCAATATGGAACAGTTAGTGGAGGCTCCAACAGCAGAGGAGGTCCGACAATCTGTTTTGGTATTAGAGCAGAGAGTGCGGCTGGCCCGGATGGTTACTCAGCTTTATTCTTTCAAGCCTGCTGGCCCATCATTGGAGAGGATGTGGTCGAGGCAGTGCAGGATTTCTTTGAAGGCTCTCAAATGCCAAGGGGTATTGCGGCTACTTTGATTGTCCTTGTTCCAAAGAAGAAAAACCCCTCTAGATTTTAGGCCTATAAGTCTTTGCAATGTTATGAACAAGATCATTACTAAGCTCATGTCTTCAAGGTTAGCCCCTCTTCTTCCTTTAATAACTGTTCCAAACCAAAGTAGATTTATTAGAGGAAGATTGTTGAGTGATAATGTCTTGTTGGTGAAAGAGTTATTTCATGAACTCTGGAAGGGGGTGGTCTCTCCTAACATGGTCTTAAAATTGGACATGGAAAAGGCTTATGATCAGGTGCAGTGGCCATTTCTACTTAAAGTGCTTCGACATATGGGGTTCTCAGATAAATGGGTGTGTCTTATTGAGAATTGTATCTCACCTTGCTGGTTCTCAGTGTTGATTAATGGATGCCCTGCTGGTTTCTTTAAATCATCTCGGGGCCTTAGACAAGGGGATCctatctctccctctctcttcatAATAGCAGCGGATTATCTATCGAGATTGCTTGATAGACTCATCTTAGGGCGAAAAGAGATGCTATACCGCACAGCTAGATATACTATGGGAATATCACACTTGGCTTATGCAGACGACATTATTATCTTCTCACAAGCCCAGAGATCGGCAATCTTAAACTTAACAGAATGTCTCGGACATTACATGGAGGTTTCGGGTCAGAGAGTAAATGTGGGTAAGAGTTGCTTTTACCTTGATAAAAAACACCTTTCCTGGGCTCAAGATATCTCAGAGACAAGTGGATTTCAACAAGGGAGTTTGCCGTTCTCCTACCTGGGAGTCCCTATCTACTGCGGACCAAAGAAAACCAGTCTATTCTTATTCCTTCGGGACAAGATCTCTGCAAGAATTCATAGCTGGGGCCACATGCATTTATCATTCGGAGGAAGGCTGACGCTCTTAAAGAGTGTTTTAGGGGCTCTACCTATTCATATCTTTCAGGTTCTTGATCCTACTAAGGGTGCCTTGAGACAAATTGAGCAAGTGATGGCTAGATTTCTATGGGGATCTTGTAATTCGACAAGGAAGACATACTGGATTAAATGGCGGAGGGTGTGTCTTCCTACGGAAGAGGGAGGTTTGGGTATCCGAAGCTTGGCTGACTTGATTGAGGCATTTAGTATCAAGATGTGGTGGCGATTCCGGGAACATGACTCGCTCTGGGCTTGCTACATGTACCAGAAATACTGTTCGAACTCCTTCCCTATGGTGGCATATCGATCTAACCGTTTTAGCCCGATATGGAGACGGATGTTTAAAGTTGGAAATATATGCCGTGAGCAGGTTAGATGGGTGATTGGAGATGGAGAGATTAGCTTCTGGTATGACTCTTGGGTAACTAACTATCCTCTAGCTAATCTTTGTACTCCAGGAGCAGCTCTGCCTATGCTTAAAGTCAATGATCTATGGATGGGAGAGCAATGGGATGTGATGAAGCTATATCTGTTAGCGGAGGAGGTGGGTCTGCCGGAGGTGATAATTGAGAAGATCCTACAGGTTCCATTTGATATAAGGATGAGAGATATGGGTAGATGGAAGCTTACTGAGAATGGGAGCTTTACTTTAGCTTCTGCATGGAATCTGATTCGAAACAGATCGGAGAAGCGGCTGATTCATGTGCTGATTTGGGGCAATCCCATTAATCCGTCGGTCTCTATATTCCTCTGGTGTCTAATGGCCAATAGAGTCCCTGTGGACACAAAGATGCAATGGAGGGGGGTTCACTTAGCTTCAATGTGTAGGTGTTGTTTCAAACCACAGGTTGAGTCTAGATTACATCTCTTTGTTAATGGGGAAGCAACTAGGAGAGTCTGGCTACACTTTGCAAGCTGGTTCCCTCATGTACCGAGGTTTGAGGAGGCCGGGGTGAACTTGGACCTAAGGTTAAGGTGGTGGCAGAGACACATGGGCATTCAATCAAATCAGCACCTGTGCGTTGTTTTACCTGGGCTGATACTTTGGCACATCTGGTCAGAGAGGAAAGAGAAGGTTCACCGCGACAAGGCCTTTGACACAGAGAATATAATCAAGAGGATCTCTACTCAGGTAAGAAACTTAATTTTGTCTAAGAGGATAGGACCTGAGCAGTGGAGGGACTGCAGCCCGAAACTGGATGTAATGCATGATTTTACTCGCAAGGTTCATAAAAAGAAAGTCGAGAGGGTGCAATGGAGACCACCGGAACAGTTGTGGATTAAACTCAATGTTGATGGTGCATTCTTGAAATCATCGCAGTGTGCTGGGGGAGGGGGCGTGGTGATGGATCATGATGGGGAGATTATGGCTGCTTTCTCGGCAGGTTTGGAGGGAAGCTCGGGGCTGGAGGCAGAGGTATCAGCTGTGCTGCTGGGTATTCTGTTGGCCAAACAACACGGCAACCAGATTTGGATAGAGGTTGATGCGGAGGTGGTGGCGAGATGGCTAGCTACACACCAGCTGGGAGCAGCTTCGGTCTGCGCTGAGCTTGCCAAGATCAGGAGAGAACTAGAGGAAGTTAACTGGAAGGtctctcatatttttagaGAATGAAACAAAGCAGCGGACTTCCTTGCGGAGATTGGTATACAATCAGGGGTGACGAGCTTCTACACAAAAGACTCGTGCCCAGCTAGAGTGAAGGCGTTGTGCAGACTGGATCAGTTGGGTCTCCCAAATTTTCGATTTTGAGAATCTTCTTTTGTGGTTTTCTTTTGTAATAGTTtggtttttgttgttgttttttgcaAGACGATCCTTTTGGGATAGTCCCAATGTAAACATTTCGTTTGGATGATATATAGGGGATGAGGGTcctacttaaaaaaaaagtattgaGTTAagaatataacactccccgagatatcatatatataatatatattcttttaatatatttttatataataaatattatatatattctattaattttatattttatattatatatttatattctattagtatatataaaataaaattaattatactccctctgtcttgctttaggagtcccggttgatcaattttgggcgtcccgctttaggagtcccggttgagataaattaataaaatatacctacaaagtgttaaaagtgggtcccaacatccaccacaatatttatttattggacactcaattaaaagtgggtcccaacatccactacatattcatttattacacaatcaaacacttttttcttaaaacatgggacggagggagtatatattaatatatactattttttcgGTTTatcgttttttttaaaaaaaaattggttttttcggtttggttcggttttcggtttttcgatTTTCGGTTTTCGATTCGGTTTGTCAATTTTAgcctaaattcggtttttcaggttcggttcggttcggtttgggcgaaaaacCGAAGCAaaacccgaatgcacacccctAGCTACCACGCATTCATTGAGTGGGTTAAGACTCTAATCTACTTGACCTGGTGGAATTAAACTGGACTCTATCTAACTGACCTAGGAGACAGGAGAAGTACGGTCACCTACATGACAACCAAACTCAAGGCAACTTGTAAACTGAAGTTAAACTACCTAGAATACATGAAACTTTCACAAA harbors:
- the LOC125220267 gene encoding uncharacterized protein LOC125220267; this encodes MWNKLRELAEKLEGLPWLVGGDFNIYVSEEEKQGSVRRHGRKAREMMDFAETISDCQLLDVGADGPKFTWARGVIMERLDRVLISQGWANLFEATRVSNLPRVQSDHCPLLICCKSLGLRGRPSFRFQNMWVRHHLFLHEVDRCWREDTGTKGMINVQIKLSRLKRSLKIWNRVVFGNIFESIKKAEMEAKKAMENYEQNPSPALRSEMNRSLADLLLKIKMEDDFWRQKTALKWVAEGERNTKFFHGWVKQKRVKSRIHMIEEGEQTLTEEVDIRNLAESFFKNLLSEDVEPLGEPDLDILATLPNHVNMEQLVEAPTAEEVRQSVLVLEQRVRLARMVTQLYSFKPAGPSLERMWSRQCRISLKALKCQGVLRLL